The Gracilimonas sp. genome contains a region encoding:
- a CDS encoding STAS/SEC14 domain-containing protein, with protein sequence MIEVSELSDSSVLVLNISGKLTMQDLDELIPMLNNHISQSDDPHLYISMQGFKGWESVAAAWKDLNLDADYIGYFDRIAIVGEKKWQEWGTQLVDAISKEELKYFYTEEAYKGWKWINNTHE encoded by the coding sequence ATGATAGAAGTTAGTGAACTTAGTGATTCGTCAGTTTTGGTTTTGAATATTTCAGGAAAATTGACAATGCAGGATCTTGATGAACTTATTCCAATGTTAAATAATCATATTTCTCAATCTGACGATCCTCATCTTTATATTAGTATGCAGGGCTTTAAAGGGTGGGAAAGTGTAGCCGCTGCCTGGAAAGATTTAAATCTTGATGCGGACTACATTGGGTATTTCGACCGAATTGCTATTGTTGGTGAAAAGAAATGGCAGGAATGGGGAACACAATTGGTCGATGCAATAAGCAAAGAAGAACTTAAATACTTTTATACAGAAGAAGCCTACAAGGGATGGAAGTGGATTAACAATACACACGAATAA
- a CDS encoding P-II family nitrogen regulator: MKEIKAFIRTNMIDYVIDGLEALPEPPGITLSDVRGWGHVKAKDKARLTNRIKLETVVPDERVAEIIDTIIQKGKTGNSGDGKIFVSEVDKAIRIRTGEIDDEVIR, from the coding sequence ATGAAAGAGATTAAAGCATTTATTCGTACCAACATGATTGATTACGTCATTGATGGCCTTGAAGCCTTACCAGAACCGCCTGGTATAACCTTATCGGATGTGCGGGGATGGGGGCACGTTAAAGCCAAAGATAAAGCACGGCTCACCAACCGTATAAAACTGGAAACCGTTGTTCCCGATGAACGGGTTGCTGAAATTATTGATACGATCATCCAAAAAGGGAAAACGGGGAATTCGGGTGATGGTAAAATCTTTGTATCCGAAGTAGATAAAGCTATAAGAATTCGAACTGGGGAAATCGACGATGAAGTGATTCGATAG
- a CDS encoding rhomboid family intramembrane serine protease, with product MNYQNDQYQPNSQFSVFPTAVKNLLIINALVFIGLNIPGLGNFLYQLGALWPLESGRFEIWQPVSYLFLHAGFAHIFFNLFALWMFGQAIENYWGSKRFTIYYFITGIGAAIIQLIFVNANVPTVGASGAVYGILLAFGMMFPNRYIVLLIPPIPIKAKYFVAIFGGIELMNGVLGTQAGVANFAHLGGMFFGYALIKFWGLKRPG from the coding sequence TTGAATTATCAAAACGATCAATATCAACCAAACTCACAATTTTCTGTATTCCCAACCGCGGTTAAAAACTTACTTATCATAAACGCGTTGGTTTTCATAGGGTTGAATATTCCGGGTTTAGGTAACTTTCTATACCAATTGGGGGCACTTTGGCCTCTCGAATCCGGAAGGTTTGAAATATGGCAGCCGGTGAGCTATCTCTTCCTGCACGCTGGGTTTGCACACATCTTTTTCAATCTCTTTGCACTATGGATGTTTGGTCAAGCTATTGAAAACTATTGGGGTTCTAAGCGATTTACTATCTATTATTTTATAACAGGAATTGGGGCTGCAATTATTCAATTGATATTTGTAAATGCCAACGTTCCTACTGTTGGCGCATCGGGGGCGGTTTATGGAATTTTGCTTGCCTTTGGCATGATGTTTCCAAATCGTTATATCGTTCTTCTTATTCCTCCTATACCCATTAAAGCCAAATATTTTGTAGCAATATTTGGAGGCATTGAGCTAATGAACGGAGTATTAGGCACACAGGCCGGAGTGGCCAATTTTGCACATCTGGGTGGAATGTTCTTTGGGTACGCCTTAATTAAATTTTGGGGACTAAAGAGGCCAGGGTAA
- a CDS encoding CusA/CzcA family heavy metal efflux RND transporter, translating to MLEQIIDKVLKNRLTIFILVAAVALYGYFSFRDVPIDSFPDVSPPLVQVFTSSPGLSPVDVETQISYPIEISMYGLPKLDRVQSTSIFGLSRVNVYFEEGTDIYFARRLVNERLAQAKSEIPDGLGEPQLGPITTGLGTVLMYEVKNKEGYDHSLMDIRTAQDWIVKPQLRTVPGVTGVLSIGGDVRQFQVKADMNALVSRGLTLEDLEGALNKNNRTVGASFLERGGEEYLVRGYGWIQPDEEGINDIENIIVSNENGTPVYVKDVAEVEFGSEIKRGTLVANGEESVGGFVLKLIGTNTQDLLAEMDNKVDAINSALPEGMIMETFYSQGELVEKAVGTVTNALYIGAILVLIVLYFFMGDIRSTLIIISTVPIAFLIAFIGMKWLGISANLMSLGGLAISIGMIGDSATVIVENTYRLLEERKEGNVSLTRIVSEAAREVIRPVFFATSIIIIVFLPLFSLEGVEGKMFKPLAYTITFALFGAIFLALTYIPIISSFILPEKGMDKEPWLVRTLKKWSEPLIEKTSKYPKMVFGAALVLFAGSMAIFPFLGTEFQPTLREGTYAVRSVLPPGANLPTTTEYSKRLQESMLTFPEVESVYSRVGRAEVGGDPEPVNVVFNVVNLKPLDAWEWGRDYEELQTAMAEKLSEDLPGVSSNFSQPIQLRTDELLSGVRAQVVVSLYGDDLDVLAEKAGEIQAIAEGVEGAVDVRAQQQGGKPQILVRPDREQLARLGISMDDFLNTVETGIGGSVAGQVFEGIRRFDIFVRLQESQRTHIDQVRDLPIRTAKGALVPLSQIADAEVFTGPKQISRNKASRRTYVQLNVRGRDMGSVVSEIQQKVAEQVELPAGYFTEYGGQFENQQRAMARLYVVVPITLGLIFFMLFSTFSSWKYAVLIFLNIPFATIGGIVALWVSGLYLSVPAAVGFIAIFGIAVLNGVVLVSYINQLREEGLETHKAVVEAALLRLRPVLMTALTTGLGLIPLLLANDIGSNVQRPLAAVVVGGLVTSTLLTLVVLPTIYKWFAEPVEHVEL from the coding sequence ATGCTTGAACAAATTATTGATAAAGTATTAAAAAACCGGCTGACCATCTTTATTTTGGTAGCCGCAGTAGCGCTCTATGGCTATTTTTCCTTTCGGGATGTACCCATCGATTCTTTTCCCGATGTATCCCCCCCGCTGGTACAGGTATTTACTTCCAGTCCCGGACTATCTCCGGTAGATGTGGAAACGCAGATCAGTTACCCCATCGAGATCTCCATGTATGGATTGCCGAAGCTGGACCGGGTGCAGAGTACCTCCATTTTCGGCCTTTCCAGAGTGAATGTTTACTTTGAGGAAGGAACCGACATTTACTTTGCCCGGCGATTGGTAAACGAGCGATTGGCGCAGGCCAAAAGTGAAATCCCGGACGGACTCGGTGAGCCCCAACTTGGCCCCATCACCACCGGCCTTGGAACGGTATTGATGTATGAGGTCAAGAATAAAGAAGGCTACGATCACTCCCTGATGGATATCCGTACCGCTCAGGACTGGATCGTAAAACCGCAGCTGCGAACAGTACCCGGCGTAACCGGCGTACTGTCGATTGGTGGGGATGTTCGCCAATTTCAGGTCAAGGCCGATATGAATGCCCTGGTATCCCGAGGACTTACCCTGGAAGATCTCGAAGGGGCCCTCAACAAAAACAACCGTACGGTGGGCGCTTCCTTTCTGGAACGCGGAGGGGAAGAATACCTGGTGCGGGGTTATGGCTGGATTCAACCTGACGAAGAAGGTATCAACGATATCGAGAATATTATCGTATCCAACGAAAATGGCACTCCGGTGTATGTGAAAGATGTAGCCGAGGTGGAATTTGGCTCCGAAATCAAGCGGGGAACCCTGGTTGCCAACGGGGAAGAATCGGTGGGTGGTTTTGTGTTGAAACTCATCGGAACCAACACACAGGACTTGCTGGCCGAAATGGATAATAAAGTGGATGCCATTAATAGCGCCCTCCCCGAGGGTATGATTATGGAAACCTTCTATTCTCAAGGTGAACTGGTGGAAAAAGCGGTGGGTACCGTTACCAATGCCCTGTACATCGGGGCCATTCTGGTGCTCATTGTGCTGTACTTTTTTATGGGAGATATCCGGTCCACGCTGATCATTATTTCCACAGTTCCTATCGCTTTTTTGATTGCATTCATTGGGATGAAATGGCTGGGCATATCGGCCAACCTGATGAGTCTTGGCGGATTGGCAATCAGTATCGGGATGATCGGCGACAGTGCTACGGTTATTGTAGAAAATACATACAGGCTGCTTGAGGAGCGGAAAGAAGGGAATGTGTCGCTTACACGGATTGTGAGTGAGGCAGCGCGTGAAGTAATACGACCAGTATTTTTCGCCACCAGCATTATCATCATAGTATTTCTGCCACTCTTCTCGCTTGAAGGTGTGGAAGGAAAGATGTTCAAACCGCTGGCTTATACCATTACCTTTGCGCTGTTCGGAGCCATCTTTTTAGCGCTGACGTACATTCCTATTATCTCCAGCTTCATCCTTCCCGAAAAAGGCATGGACAAGGAACCCTGGTTGGTACGTACGCTCAAAAAATGGAGTGAACCGTTGATCGAGAAGACCTCCAAATATCCTAAAATGGTATTTGGTGCCGCTCTTGTTCTCTTTGCCGGAAGCATGGCCATCTTTCCGTTTTTGGGCACCGAGTTTCAACCTACTTTACGTGAGGGCACCTACGCCGTTCGTTCGGTATTACCACCGGGGGCCAATCTTCCAACCACTACCGAATACTCCAAGCGGCTTCAGGAATCGATGCTAACCTTTCCTGAAGTAGAAAGCGTCTATTCGCGTGTTGGTCGCGCCGAAGTGGGTGGAGATCCCGAGCCGGTGAACGTGGTCTTCAACGTAGTAAACCTCAAACCTTTGGACGCTTGGGAATGGGGACGTGATTACGAAGAACTTCAGACCGCAATGGCCGAAAAATTGTCGGAGGATCTGCCCGGAGTTTCTTCCAACTTCTCCCAACCTATTCAGCTTCGTACTGATGAGCTGCTAAGCGGCGTTCGGGCCCAAGTGGTTGTGAGTTTATATGGCGATGATCTGGACGTTCTGGCTGAAAAAGCAGGTGAAATCCAGGCCATTGCTGAAGGTGTGGAAGGAGCTGTAGATGTCCGCGCCCAGCAACAAGGCGGCAAACCGCAAATCCTGGTTCGTCCGGATCGTGAGCAGTTGGCTCGGTTGGGAATTAGCATGGATGACTTCCTTAACACCGTAGAAACCGGGATCGGTGGATCGGTAGCCGGGCAAGTCTTCGAAGGCATCCGACGCTTCGATATCTTTGTTCGCCTACAGGAATCTCAGCGAACCCACATTGACCAAGTTCGCGATCTTCCCATCCGTACGGCTAAAGGAGCATTGGTTCCGCTGTCACAAATAGCCGATGCGGAAGTCTTTACCGGACCAAAGCAGATCTCCCGAAATAAAGCCAGTCGCCGAACCTATGTGCAGCTTAATGTGCGAGGACGAGACATGGGAAGCGTGGTCAGTGAAATTCAGCAAAAGGTGGCTGAGCAGGTCGAACTACCTGCTGGATATTTCACCGAATACGGCGGACAGTTTGAAAATCAACAGCGGGCGATGGCGCGGTTGTATGTAGTGGTTCCGATTACGCTGGGACTCATCTTCTTCATGTTGTTTTCCACCTTCAGTAGCTGGAAATACGCTGTGCTCATCTTTCTGAATATTCCCTTTGCCACTATCGGGGGTATTGTGGCGCTTTGGGTTTCCGGTCTTTATTTGTCCGTGCCGGCAGCCGTAGGTTTTATCGCCATCTTTGGTATCGCGGTACTCAATGGCGTGGTGCTGGTGTCCTACATCAACCAATTGCGGGAAGAAGGTCTTGAGACCCATAAGGCGGTTGTGGAAGCAGCGCTGTTACGTTTGCGGCCGGTACTAATGACGGCCTTAACCACCGGACTCGGACTCATTCCACTGCTACTGGCAAACGATATCGGCTCGAATGTCCAGCGACCGTTGGCAGCCGTGGTAGTTGGTGGTCTGGTAACCTCGACCCTGCTAACATTGGTAGTACTGCCCACCATCTACAAGTGGTTCGCTGAACCGGTAGAACACGTTGAACTGTAA
- a CDS encoding DUF2231 domain-containing protein produces the protein MSEIPSIWRTELWHPMMVHFPIVLLLGAALLRIIHPLFSSGNARFIKNMSRVSLYTGILSVWITIYTGTLADSIVTRTLCDPTVLEAHENAAFTVGYFFSAAVLLDVIDFISWKKLAIIKNKFKGWLITLLLVVGSLYLGYTAHLGASLVYQQSAAVYQPTEGCTEFE, from the coding sequence ATGAGCGAGATTCCGAGTATCTGGCGTACGGAATTGTGGCACCCAATGATGGTTCATTTCCCGATTGTACTGCTATTGGGTGCCGCCCTGCTGAGAATTATTCACCCCCTTTTTTCTTCAGGGAATGCCCGGTTTATCAAGAATATGAGCCGGGTGTCATTATACACCGGCATTTTATCCGTTTGGATTACCATCTATACCGGCACGCTGGCCGATTCCATAGTCACCCGAACCTTGTGTGACCCGACGGTGCTGGAGGCTCACGAGAATGCTGCCTTTACCGTTGGATACTTTTTTTCCGCTGCCGTACTGTTGGACGTAATCGACTTCATCTCATGGAAAAAGCTTGCCATCATTAAAAACAAGTTCAAAGGATGGCTGATAACGTTGCTGCTGGTAGTTGGTAGCCTCTATCTGGGATACACTGCTCACCTCGGCGCCAGCTTGGTTTATCAGCAAAGTGCTGCCGTTTATCAACCGACTGAGGGGTGTACTGAGTTTGAGTAA
- a CDS encoding cation diffusion facilitator family transporter, with protein MSNNEKHPAEKGFRTTFLGIAVSILLAAGKAVAGFLGNSFALIADAVESVGDIFTAIVMYLGLRKAAQPPDENHPYGHGKAEPIAAVVVVLGLTIAAAFIAIESIGNLTTRHHPPAWWTLIVLAGVIIIKETLSRYVSDVGESVESSAIQADAFHHRSDAITSAAAFIGISIALIGGEGYEIADDWAALFASASILYNAWHIGRPAIGELMDEQPAPEWLHDVEKIALSHPEVQSIEKVRLRKLGFDILMDFHLRVPADLSVEEGHRVCHEVKDELLDLHPYLRDILIHLEPE; from the coding sequence TTGAGTAACAATGAGAAACATCCTGCAGAAAAAGGATTTCGCACCACTTTCCTTGGCATAGCAGTTAGTATTCTGCTTGCGGCAGGGAAAGCTGTCGCCGGTTTCCTGGGAAACTCCTTTGCCCTCATTGCAGATGCCGTTGAATCGGTAGGCGATATCTTTACGGCCATTGTCATGTATTTGGGGCTTAGAAAGGCTGCCCAGCCACCCGATGAAAACCATCCGTATGGTCACGGTAAAGCCGAACCCATTGCAGCTGTTGTTGTTGTCCTCGGTCTAACCATTGCCGCTGCGTTTATTGCCATTGAAAGTATTGGAAACCTTACGACTCGACATCACCCACCGGCATGGTGGACGCTTATTGTCCTTGCCGGGGTCATTATTATTAAAGAAACGCTTTCTCGATATGTTTCCGATGTTGGCGAATCGGTTGAAAGTAGTGCCATACAAGCCGATGCTTTTCACCATCGCAGCGATGCCATAACATCCGCTGCCGCTTTTATTGGCATCTCCATCGCCCTCATAGGAGGAGAAGGCTACGAGATAGCTGATGACTGGGCAGCCTTGTTTGCTTCAGCAAGTATTCTGTACAACGCCTGGCATATTGGCCGCCCCGCTATTGGTGAACTTATGGATGAACAACCCGCCCCAGAGTGGTTGCATGATGTAGAAAAGATTGCCTTATCCCATCCCGAAGTTCAAAGTATAGAAAAAGTTCGCCTGCGCAAACTGGGGTTCGATATCCTAATGGATTTCCATCTTCGAGTGCCTGCAGATTTATCCGTAGAAGAAGGACATCGCGTATGTCATGAAGTCAAGGACGAGTTGCTGGATTTACATCCTTATCTCAGAGATATTTTGATCCACTTAGAACCGGAATGA
- a CDS encoding methyltransferase domain-containing protein encodes MDQEILSKNQIKEIYSDWADRYDLSLWLFNLIGFQYQFYRREAIKGLSLKLGDTVIDLGCGTGLNFSILQRMVGYKGTIIGVDLSKSMLDKAQTRVRRHGWKNVQLVESDMADFAIPEHTDAVLSTAALTMSPEYDQIIQYVADELKPGKRMSIFEFKKPEKWPEWLVDVTLSFLKTYGVRKAHTKRTPWKSMEQHFQQSEMKEYYFGAVYVCSGTA; translated from the coding sequence ATGGACCAAGAAATACTTTCGAAAAATCAAATCAAAGAAATCTACAGTGATTGGGCGGACCGATACGATCTTTCACTTTGGCTGTTCAACCTTATTGGGTTTCAGTATCAGTTTTACAGAAGAGAAGCTATTAAAGGATTATCGCTAAAACTGGGAGATACAGTTATTGACTTGGGATGTGGTACAGGACTAAATTTTTCCATACTCCAGCGAATGGTTGGATACAAAGGCACGATCATTGGAGTTGATTTATCGAAATCAATGTTAGATAAAGCACAGACACGGGTACGACGACACGGTTGGAAAAATGTGCAACTGGTCGAGTCAGATATGGCTGATTTTGCTATTCCAGAACATACGGATGCTGTGCTTTCTACTGCTGCATTGACTATGTCGCCAGAATATGATCAAATCATACAGTACGTTGCTGATGAATTAAAACCGGGCAAACGGATGTCTATTTTTGAATTCAAAAAACCGGAAAAGTGGCCTGAATGGTTAGTAGATGTCACCCTTTCATTCCTGAAAACCTATGGAGTACGAAAGGCTCACACGAAAAGAACTCCATGGAAATCTATGGAACAGCATTTTCAGCAATCAGAAATGAAGGAGTATTACTTCGGAGCTGTCTATGTTTGTTCCGGAACAGCTTGA
- a CDS encoding heavy metal translocating P-type ATPase: MEKLKLDLPVLLPEIPDLKDQCVSRLTGTLEGREGIFRVHVKSEENPPQLCIHFDPDVITLHRIKSIAEQTGAQLHDKFGHLLVEVVGNRHARHARSITRMLNELEGVVDAFAGSSGWIRMEFDKSKTTIKDLIIALQDMGLSVKPASIKHRNEEVETLLKKESKSRDRSYEMNNDIEKPPAKNEENHEESEANHEDDSHEHDHDSDYEDEESHDHTHDHGGIFGEKTELIFSLICGGLLGIGFGLSYVSTVPGWVSLSLYVSSYFFGGFYLVQEAYTEVKAGNFEIDFLMLVAAIGAAILGEWAEGALLLFLFSLGHSLEHYAMGRARDAIKGLADLAPKTALRKKDGTTEEVPVEELQVGDVIVIKPNSKISADGVVINGESSVNQAPITGESVPVDKMEYDDPESIDEDADSIDDKHRVFAGTINGNGSLEVKVTKLSKDSTLSRLIKLVNEAEAQKSPTQQFTDKFEKYFVPSVLVLVVILNFAFLVIDESFSASFYRAMAVLVAASPCALAISTPSAVLSGVGRAARGGVLIKGGRPLENLGILKALAFDKTGTLTEGEPRLTDVITFEGVEERELLQTAVAVEGLSDHPLAAAVVRDGKEKLGETDFPEAEDLESITGRGVKATIKDTTVYIGNAELFEEADGIKLSEDLRRRVEELEGEGKTTMIVRHGDRYLGMLGLMDTPREDAKDVIQKLRDMGLTHLIMLTGDNQRVADAVAKEIGIDDPKGNLLPEDKVEAVKKLREEEGDVAMVGDGVNDAPAMANSTVGIAMGAAGSDVALETADVALMADKISVLPFAIGLSRKTKSIIKQNLWISLGMVALLVPATIFGLSMGWAVIGHEGSTVVVVFNALRLLAYKS, encoded by the coding sequence ATGGAAAAACTTAAACTTGATTTACCTGTTTTATTGCCTGAAATACCTGATTTAAAAGATCAATGTGTGTCCCGGTTAACCGGAACCTTAGAGGGGCGGGAAGGTATTTTTCGGGTGCATGTCAAAAGCGAAGAAAATCCGCCCCAGCTTTGCATTCATTTTGATCCTGATGTCATTACACTGCATCGAATAAAAAGTATTGCCGAACAGACCGGGGCTCAACTGCACGATAAATTCGGCCACTTGTTGGTTGAAGTAGTTGGAAACAGACATGCCCGTCATGCCCGAAGCATTACCCGTATGCTAAATGAATTGGAGGGTGTAGTTGATGCCTTTGCCGGGTCCAGCGGATGGATTCGAATGGAATTCGACAAAAGCAAGACTACAATTAAAGATTTGATAATTGCTCTTCAAGATATGGGGCTGAGCGTTAAGCCAGCATCAATCAAACATCGAAATGAAGAGGTTGAAACTCTTCTTAAGAAGGAATCTAAGTCACGGGATAGAAGCTATGAAATGAATAATGATATAGAAAAACCACCTGCCAAAAATGAAGAGAATCATGAGGAAAGTGAGGCTAATCATGAAGATGATAGCCATGAGCATGATCACGATTCGGATTATGAAGACGAAGAATCGCACGATCATACCCACGATCACGGCGGCATCTTTGGCGAAAAGACCGAGCTGATCTTCTCGCTGATATGCGGTGGCTTGCTCGGCATAGGATTCGGCCTCTCCTATGTGAGCACGGTGCCCGGCTGGGTATCGCTTTCACTATATGTGAGCTCCTACTTCTTTGGTGGATTCTATCTGGTGCAGGAAGCTTACACCGAAGTAAAAGCCGGAAATTTCGAGATTGATTTCCTGATGCTGGTTGCCGCGATTGGAGCTGCAATCCTTGGGGAGTGGGCTGAGGGGGCGCTTCTGCTTTTCTTGTTCAGCCTTGGACATTCCCTGGAACACTATGCTATGGGTCGGGCGCGAGATGCCATCAAAGGGCTTGCTGACCTTGCGCCAAAAACCGCTCTGCGAAAAAAAGATGGAACCACCGAAGAGGTACCTGTTGAGGAGTTGCAGGTTGGAGATGTTATTGTGATCAAACCGAACAGTAAAATTTCCGCCGACGGGGTAGTTATCAATGGCGAGAGCAGCGTCAACCAGGCACCCATCACCGGCGAAAGCGTGCCCGTGGACAAGATGGAATATGACGATCCTGAATCCATCGATGAAGACGCCGATTCTATTGACGATAAGCATCGCGTGTTTGCCGGAACCATCAATGGAAATGGAAGTCTGGAGGTAAAGGTGACGAAACTTTCCAAAGATTCCACACTTTCTCGCCTGATCAAGCTGGTTAACGAAGCCGAAGCCCAGAAGTCGCCGACCCAACAGTTCACCGACAAATTTGAAAAGTATTTTGTACCGTCCGTGTTAGTATTAGTGGTGATATTGAATTTTGCTTTTCTGGTTATAGATGAATCTTTTTCAGCAAGTTTTTATCGGGCCATGGCGGTTCTTGTGGCAGCAAGTCCCTGTGCACTGGCCATTTCTACCCCTAGCGCAGTGCTTAGCGGTGTAGGACGAGCCGCAAGAGGTGGAGTTCTGATAAAAGGCGGTCGCCCCCTTGAAAACCTTGGAATATTAAAGGCGTTAGCTTTTGATAAAACCGGAACCCTCACAGAAGGCGAGCCCAGACTTACTGATGTAATTACCTTTGAAGGTGTCGAAGAGCGGGAGCTGCTGCAAACGGCTGTAGCGGTTGAAGGTTTGAGCGACCATCCGCTGGCTGCTGCCGTAGTACGTGATGGAAAAGAGAAGTTAGGGGAAACTGATTTTCCCGAAGCCGAAGATCTTGAATCCATTACAGGGCGGGGAGTAAAAGCAACGATTAAAGATACAACAGTGTATATCGGGAATGCGGAGCTATTTGAAGAGGCCGATGGTATTAAACTCTCTGAAGACCTTAGACGAAGGGTAGAAGAATTGGAAGGAGAAGGTAAAACGACCATGATTGTTCGTCATGGTGATCGATATCTTGGTATGCTGGGACTCATGGATACGCCCCGCGAGGATGCCAAGGATGTGATTCAAAAACTGCGAGACATGGGCTTGACCCACCTGATTATGCTTACGGGAGACAATCAGCGGGTAGCAGACGCTGTTGCTAAAGAAATTGGCATCGATGACCCCAAGGGTAATTTACTGCCTGAAGACAAGGTGGAAGCTGTCAAAAAGCTTCGTGAAGAGGAAGGCGACGTAGCGATGGTAGGCGACGGTGTAAACGATGCCCCGGCTATGGCCAACAGCACGGTGGGCATTGCTATGGGAGCAGCCGGATCAGATGTGGCCCTTGAAACAGCCGATGTAGCTTTAATGGCCGACAAGATTTCCGTTCTTCCGTTTGCCATCGGACTGAGCCGCAAAACCAAATCGATCATCAAGCAGAACCTGTGGATCAGCCTGGGTATGGTGGCTCTGCTTGTACCAGCTACGATTTTTGGCCTGAGCATGGGTTGGGCAGTCATCGGCCACGAAGGGTCAACAGTAGTTGTGGTATTTAATGCGTTGAGGTTGTTAGCTTACAAATCCTAA
- a CDS encoding AraC family transcriptional regulator translates to MEEQIFRIKNMVCEHCGEVLESKLNEAGFVVESMRLGAIKLQEPVNRLQFIKLTNIVHQNGFEIISDKSSQLVEQIKHLILEIIYGRNKLEGNLSEYIVENIHKDYQHLSRLFSSVEGKSIERYFILQKIERSKELIVYGEQNLSEIAFELGYSSQQHFSRQFKKETGLSPSHFKEIKEQKRTSIDRL, encoded by the coding sequence ATGGAAGAACAAATTTTTCGTATAAAAAATATGGTGTGTGAACATTGCGGAGAAGTACTGGAGAGTAAATTAAATGAAGCTGGTTTTGTAGTAGAATCAATGAGGTTGGGTGCTATAAAGCTCCAAGAACCGGTGAACCGGCTACAGTTTATCAAACTAACAAATATTGTTCATCAAAATGGATTTGAAATTATAAGTGATAAAAGCAGTCAGTTGGTGGAACAAATCAAACATCTGATTCTTGAGATCATTTATGGCCGGAATAAACTGGAGGGTAATCTGTCGGAGTATATAGTGGAGAACATTCACAAAGACTATCAACATCTTAGCAGACTGTTTTCCAGTGTAGAGGGAAAATCTATAGAACGATACTTTATTTTACAGAAGATTGAGCGATCTAAAGAATTGATTGTTTATGGAGAGCAAAATTTAAGTGAGATTGCTTTCGAGCTTGGTTATAGCAGTCAACAGCACTTCTCTCGTCAATTCAAAAAGGAAACAGGACTATCACCATCTCATTTCAAAGAAATTAAAGAACAAAAAAGAACTTCCATTGATCGCTTGTAA